GACCCAGGGCGGGGCCAACAAGTCCAAGGAGGACGCGGTCGTCGACGCCGCCCTCGCGCGCGCGGAGAGCGCCCGCCAGGGCTCCCCCGACGCCAAGGCCTGAGGCGACACCAAGGTCACATGCCCCGGCCGACGTGGCGCGCGTCCCCGCCGGGGCACTCATCGGCGTACGACTCATACGTTCTCATACGTTTTTCGAGTCGTACGCCCTTTTTGTTGGTGATCTCCCACTATTGTTCTGAGCTGTGCCTCGCCCATTGGGAGAACTCGAAGACGCGGTCATGACGCGGGTGTGGAAGTGGAACCGCCCGGTGACCGTTCGAGAAGTCCTGGAAGACCTTCAGCAGGAACGGTCCATCGCGTACACCACGGTGATGACCGTTTTGGACAATCTCCATCAGAAGGGCTGGGTGCGCAGGGAGGCGGAAGGCCGGGCCTATCGATATGAGGCGGTCTCGACGCGAGCCGCCTACGCGGCCGCACTGATGAACGACGCGTGGTCCCAGAGCGACAACCCCGCCGCCGCTCTCGTCGCCTTCTTCGGCATGATGAGCCAGGAACAGCGGCGCGCGCTGCGGGATGCCGTACACATCGTGCAAGGGCCTGAAGAAGACCCCGAACAAGGCGCGCACGGCGGCGAAACACGTGTAACCCCTGACGCCGCCGACGAGAAGCGGGTCGAGAAGCCCGACGAGGCGTCCGGTGAGAAGCAGGGTGAGAAGCCGGGCGAGAACCCCGACTCCGGCCCGGGCGGCACCGGGCGATAGCGTCCGCCCATGCCAGCAGAGCATCCAGCACCTCGTCCCGAAGACACCGCAAAAGCCGTCACCGTCCGGCGGGCCAGGACCAGTGATGTCCCGGCCGTGCGCCGCCTCCTCGACGCGAACGTCCGCCGTGGCATCCTGCTCGACAAAGCGACGGTGACGCTTTACGAGGACATCCAGGAGTTCTGGGTCGCGGAACGCGACGACAACGCCGAGGTGGTCGGCTGTGGTGCGCTGCACGTCATGTGGGAAGACCTCGCGGAAGTCCGCACTCTTGCGGTGAACCCCGCGGTCAAGGGCGTCGGTGTCGGTCATCAGTTGCTGGAGAAGTTGCTGCAGACCGCCCGCTGGCTCGGCGTTCGCCGGGTTTTCTGTCTGACCTTCGAAGTCGACTTCTTCGCGAAGCACGGCTTCGTGGAGATCGGCGAGACGCCCGTCGACAGGGATGTCTACGCGGAGCTGCTGCGTTCCTATGACGAGGGCGTCGCGGAGTTCCTCGGTCTCGAACGAGTGAAACCGAACACCTTGGGCAACAGCCGGATGCTTCTGCATCTGTGATCGCCGGCGACTATTCCGTCCGACCGCCTTGCCCGCGTTCCCTATGTCCGAAACGCGCACGTTTCCGGTCTTCCAGCGGCCCCCGAGTCTCACCCAGGGGTTTGTGTTTTTCCAGCAAAAGCGGTTTGCTTTCCGACGTACTGCAGTACTGCATATAACAGGGGACGTGAAACAGCGGCACACGCCGCAGGCCCTCGACCCTCAAGTTATCGATGAAAGGAAATCCGGTGGCACAGAAGGTTCAGGTCCTTCTTGTCGACGACCTCGACGGTGGCGAGGCGGACGAGACCGTGACGTTCGCGCTGGACGGCAAGACGTACGAAATCGATCTCACGACCGCCAATGCGGACAAGCTCCGTGGCCTTCTCGAGCCCTACGTGAAGGGTGGTCGTCGTACCGGAGGCCGCGCTGCGGGGGGGCGTGGAAAGGCGCGTGTCGCTTCCGGTGGCAGCCAGGACACCGCACAGATCCGCGCGTGGGCGAAGGAGAACGGTTACGAGGTCAACGACCGTGGCCGCGTTCCGGCGTCCATTCGCGAGGCCTACGAGAAGGCCAACGGCTGAGTCGAGGCCCATGGCCCAGTTGCCCAGCCAAGGTCTACGAGTAGGCCGGCGGCTGGGCGCACGCGCGTCGCAGCCGGACCCGGTGGCACTGTGTCGCCACCGTGTCCACGAGTCGTACGAGATCGGGGGCGCCCCCACCGCCCCCCACGGCCGACAGAGTCGGCAACGAGGGTTCCACCTCGCACCCCGGCTCGGGGGGCCGCAGCCAGACGGCGGCCCCCTGTGGACCGGACCCGCCGGGCCCTCCCGTCCCCGTCCCGTCCGCGGTGATCAGCCCCTCGGACGCCCCTTCGGATGCCCCTTCCGGCACCCCCGGCGGCAGCGGAGCCTCGATGCTCCCGCCCGCGCCGATCGCCGTGAGATCGAGCGCCAGAGCGCCCCACTCCAGCCAGTCGAGCAGCCCCGGCAGTTCTTCCGCGCTTCCCGCGGCCACCAGCAGCCACATCCGCTTCCCGTGCCGAGCCGACCGCTTCCCGTGCCGAGCCGCCGGATCCCCGCACGGTGCCGATCGGCTTGCGTGCAGGGCCACCGGAGAGGTCGGTCCCAGGTGTCGCAGGGCTCTGACACCCGCCTCCGCAGGGATGTCCAGGACGTCGAAGCGCAGGCCGACGGCCAGTCGTAGCGGCGAACCGGGCACTGTCGCCCAGCCGAGTTCGTTCTCGTACCACTGCCGCACCGGGTCGCTCGGGTGGAGCGGGCGGCGGGGGAGGGGGACAGTGGGAAGCATGTAAGGAGGAACCGTCGGAAGGGCTCCAGGGTTACGCTGGGTGTTTCGTCATGTGCGCTGAGTATCGAAAGAAGAGGCGTGTAGAGGCGATCGATGGCGCAAGGATGTTCGCCCATAGCGGAGGGAACCGGTGCGCGCGGCATGGAGTGTCAGTGCGTACGGGTAAGACATCCCTAGTGAGAGGGGCGACACGCATGGCTCGGGCACCTCACGTTCGCCATCGGCGTACAGCTGGTGAGGGTATCTGCCTGGCCTGCGGGAACATCGTCTCGCACCATCAGGTTGGAGCAGATGTCGGCGTTCGGGGTCAGGAGGCCAAGGACGGTGTCGGCAGTTGGAATGAGCGGTCCCCGCTTGCGGGACTAAGCTGCGGAAGGACAGGGAGGGGAGCGTCCCCTTACTGCCTGACCGCTCTGAGGAGCGATTAACGATGTTCGAGAGGTTCACCGACCGCGCGCGGCGGGTTGTCGTCCTGGCTCAGGAAGAAGCCCGGATGCTCAACCACAACTACATCGGCACCGAGCACATCCTCCTGGGCCTGATCCACGAGGGTGAGGGTGTCGCCGCTAAGGCCCTGGAGAGCCT
This portion of the Streptomyces mirabilis genome encodes:
- a CDS encoding BlaI/MecI/CopY family transcriptional regulator, with amino-acid sequence MTRVWKWNRPVTVREVLEDLQQERSIAYTTVMTVLDNLHQKGWVRREAEGRAYRYEAVSTRAAYAAALMNDAWSQSDNPAAALVAFFGMMSQEQRRALRDAVHIVQGPEEDPEQGAHGGETRVTPDAADEKRVEKPDEASGEKQGEKPGENPDSGPGGTGR
- a CDS encoding histone-like nucleoid-structuring protein Lsr2 translates to MAQKVQVLLVDDLDGGEADETVTFALDGKTYEIDLTTANADKLRGLLEPYVKGGRRTGGRAAGGRGKARVASGGSQDTAQIRAWAKENGYEVNDRGRVPASIREAYEKANG
- a CDS encoding SCO3374 family protein, coding for MLPTVPLPRRPLHPSDPVRQWYENELGWATVPGSPLRLAVGLRFDVLDIPAEAGVRALRHLGPTSPVALHASRSAPCGDPAARHGKRSARHGKRMWLLVAAGSAEELPGLLDWLEWGALALDLTAIGAGGSIEAPLPPGVPEGASEGASEGLITADGTGTGGPGGSGPQGAAVWLRPPEPGCEVEPSLPTLSAVGGGGGAPDLVRLVDTVATQCHRVRLRRACAQPPAYS
- a CDS encoding amino-acid N-acetyltransferase, whose protein sequence is MPAEHPAPRPEDTAKAVTVRRARTSDVPAVRRLLDANVRRGILLDKATVTLYEDIQEFWVAERDDNAEVVGCGALHVMWEDLAEVRTLAVNPAVKGVGVGHQLLEKLLQTARWLGVRRVFCLTFEVDFFAKHGFVEIGETPVDRDVYAELLRSYDEGVAEFLGLERVKPNTLGNSRMLLHL